Proteins encoded within one genomic window of Streptomyces profundus:
- a CDS encoding LysR family transcriptional regulator, whose product MNQVHVQEVECLLALAEELHFGRTAARIGCSQSRVSQLVAALERRVGVRLVDRTSRRVALTPFGAQFVAEVRPAYETMTAVFTRARERARRGALGQLRIGFHGSVYEEVTEAFRQLRNHHDVAMALSEIPLGSPFSAVLDGRLDAAVVELPVREAALTIGFRFPPQDRLLAVAAWHPLVALRRVPVEELAGLDLLHPIGDAPDYWRVARVARTTPAGAPIRSSTGISTVQEGLALVAAGEHAMLVCRPLAERATRGDVRYLPVDGLDEPSQLGLIWRTDRANAPLTTLARLLDEEFRRSATGDGGTLVPLAG is encoded by the coding sequence ATGAACCAGGTGCACGTCCAGGAGGTCGAGTGCCTGCTCGCGCTCGCCGAGGAGCTGCACTTCGGCCGGACGGCCGCCAGGATCGGATGTTCGCAGAGCCGGGTCAGCCAGCTGGTGGCCGCCCTGGAGCGCCGCGTCGGGGTGCGCCTGGTCGACCGCACCAGTCGCCGGGTGGCGCTCACCCCGTTCGGCGCCCAGTTCGTCGCCGAGGTGCGCCCGGCGTACGAGACGATGACCGCCGTCTTCACCCGCGCCAGGGAACGGGCCAGGCGGGGTGCCCTCGGCCAGCTGCGCATCGGGTTCCACGGCAGCGTCTACGAGGAGGTCACCGAGGCGTTCCGGCAGCTCAGGAACCACCACGACGTGGCCATGGCGCTCAGCGAGATCCCGCTCGGCTCGCCGTTCTCCGCCGTGCTCGACGGCCGGCTCGACGCCGCCGTGGTCGAACTCCCGGTGCGGGAGGCCGCGTTGACCATCGGCTTCCGCTTCCCGCCGCAGGACCGGCTGTTGGCCGTCGCCGCCTGGCACCCGCTGGTCGCGCTCCGCCGGGTCCCGGTCGAGGAGCTCGCCGGCCTGGATCTGCTCCATCCGATCGGCGACGCCCCCGACTACTGGCGGGTCGCCCGGGTGGCGCGCACCACCCCCGCCGGGGCCCCGATCCGCTCCTCCACCGGGATCAGCACCGTCCAGGAGGGCCTCGCGCTGGTCGCCGCCGGCGAGCACGCCATGCTGGTCTGCCGCCCGCTGGCCGAGCGCGCCACCCGGGGCGATGTGCGCTACCTCCCGGTCGACGGGCTCGACGAGCCGTCCCAACTGGGCCTGATCTGGCGCACCGACCGCGCCAACGCCCCGCTGACCACGCTCGCCCGGCTCCTCGACGAGGAGTTCCGCCGCTCCGCGACCGGCGACGGCGGAACGCTCGTCCCGCTGGCGGGCTGA
- a CDS encoding sensor histidine kinase has product MAISLVTVVVLVRSVLWRDMDERVNQLLGQETSEFHNFVEVGRDPRTGEPFDDPRRLLTDYLERQFPEPAEELLGFVPDSPGGRLIRQPREIRADLPLHEDQDAVERVLGAAERSGTLERPAGEVRWVKVHITTGGSDEPAVLVVAFHPQEAMASVRDVVRVLMLVAVLALLMTCVVGWWVAGGILKPIRLVRNTAHQLTEQDLSRRIPVRGSDDVSALARTFNAMLDRLERAFATQRRFVDDAGHELRTPITIVRGHLELMSEGADPASVAERRETLRLVSDELDRMSRIVEDLLLLAKAEQPDFVRPEPVQLAELTADVFVKARTLGERRWELAEVADGEWDVDPQRITQAMVQLAQNAVGHTGVGDTIRIGSRPLPGRVEFYVADSGPGVPDADAPFVFERFWRGPDRRGGGAGLGLSIVRAIAEGHHGRAELRPTPGGGATFLLTLETS; this is encoded by the coding sequence ATGGCGATCTCGCTGGTCACCGTGGTGGTGCTGGTCCGCTCGGTGCTGTGGCGGGACATGGACGAGCGGGTGAACCAGCTCCTCGGCCAGGAGACGTCCGAGTTCCACAACTTCGTCGAGGTGGGCCGCGATCCGCGGACCGGCGAACCGTTCGACGATCCCCGGCGGCTGCTCACCGACTATCTGGAACGGCAGTTCCCCGAGCCGGCCGAGGAGCTCCTCGGCTTCGTCCCCGACTCCCCCGGCGGCCGGCTGATCCGACAGCCGCGCGAGATCCGCGCGGACCTGCCGCTGCACGAGGACCAGGACGCGGTGGAACGCGTGCTCGGCGCGGCGGAGCGCTCCGGCACGCTGGAGCGGCCGGCGGGCGAGGTCCGCTGGGTCAAGGTCCACATCACCACCGGCGGGAGCGACGAACCGGCCGTCCTGGTCGTCGCCTTCCACCCCCAGGAGGCCATGGCCTCGGTGCGGGACGTGGTCCGGGTGCTGATGCTGGTCGCCGTACTGGCGCTGCTGATGACCTGTGTGGTCGGCTGGTGGGTGGCCGGCGGCATCCTCAAGCCGATCCGGCTGGTGCGGAACACCGCGCACCAGCTCACCGAGCAGGACCTGAGCCGGCGCATCCCGGTGCGCGGCTCGGACGACGTCTCCGCGCTGGCGCGGACCTTCAACGCGATGTTGGACCGGCTGGAACGCGCCTTCGCCACCCAACGGCGCTTCGTCGACGACGCCGGACACGAGCTGCGCACCCCCATCACCATCGTGCGCGGGCATCTGGAGCTGATGAGCGAGGGCGCCGACCCGGCGAGCGTCGCCGAACGCCGGGAGACGCTGCGGCTGGTCAGCGACGAGCTGGACCGGATGAGCCGGATCGTGGAGGATCTGCTGCTGCTGGCCAAGGCCGAGCAGCCGGACTTCGTGCGGCCCGAGCCGGTGCAGCTCGCCGAGTTGACGGCCGATGTCTTCGTGAAGGCCAGGACGTTGGGCGAGCGGCGCTGGGAGTTGGCCGAGGTGGCCGACGGGGAGTGGGATGTGGACCCGCAGCGGATCACCCAGGCCATGGTGCAGCTGGCGCAGAACGCGGTGGGGCACACCGGGGTCGGGGACACCATCAGGATCGGCTCCCGGCCGCTGCCCGGCCGCGTCGAGTTCTACGTCGCCGACTCGGGCCCGGGCGTGCCCGACGCGGACGCGCCGTTCGTCTTCGAACGGTTCTGGCGCGGGCCTGACCGACGCGGGGGCGGCGCCGGGCTCGGCCTCTCCATCGTGCGGGCCATCGCCGAGGGCCACCACGGCCGGGCCGAACTGCGCCCCACCCCCGGCGGGGGCGCCACCTTCCTACTGACTCTGGAGACGTCGTGA